The nucleotide window GCCTGAAATTTGCACGAAAGCATTCCATGTTATTTATAGGTAGGTGTGTGAATGAATATCTGTCGTTTCGTTATTAATGAGGAATTTTTGAATGGAGTTTTTGCTAAGTTTATTTCTTTATGAACCATAAAATGTATTTAGAGTATTGTTCCTAGTTGCCTTGTGTTACAAAATCTAACTATATAGCAAGGTTCTTTATTCTTCTTCCTGTAAAATGTGTGATCATATTATGTGAAATCATATTAAAAAACAGTCAAATTATTCCTCACAGGATATAATGACATTCAGTAAAATTTGGCACCCAGTGCTAAAGTTATGCCTTGCTGGTCCATATGCTGATACCATCGGcaccacctgggagcttgttagcaGTGCTTCAGCTCAGGCCCTACCCCAGATTTTCTcaattagaatctgcattttaacaagctcttCATATGGTTTGTATGCACATTAATTTTTGAGAAACATGGTCCAGCAAGGGTTGCCAAACTACAGCCTGGTCCAAATCTGGCCCCACCATTTGTATTGGTACACAGCCATGTCCATGTGTTTACatgttgtctgtggctgcttttgtgccaTATGGCAGAGTTTAGTAGTTACAACAGAGGCCATATGGCCCATGAAgcctaaatatttactatctggccctttacagaaatagtttgccaacccctcatCTAGAAAATTGGATGAGctatatcagaatcacctgggcccTGTGCCTTATTACAGGTTTGAAAGGCAGTTTATTGAAAGCACTCCAGTTGATTCTGATATGAAGCCAGCTTTAGGAATTACTGATTTAACCATTCCATGGCGTTAGAAGCTACTAGGAATCTGCAAATGAAGTTGAGAGGACTTCATATATAGATAGAAGCAAAGTGGAATTAGTGGAAAGTATTGAGATTTTCAGAAAGGAATTGAGTACTTTTACTTGCTATATGTCCCCCATTTCCATACATTAGTTTACCCAGTATTTGTTGAACACTCAAGATGTAACAGTGgacaaaactgacaaactttCTGCCCACATGGAGTTTACCTTCTAGTAAGGGAGACAGACTTAAATAAGTAAGTAGtgctatgaaggaaataaaacattataagGGGAGAGAGAATGACTGgagagggttagggttagggttagggaaAGTTCTTAGAGGCTGTCCCATTTCAGCAGAAATCCCTCAGGTGAGGAtctagagcaagcttgtccaactcatgggctgcatgtggcccaggatggctttgaatgtggcccaacaaaaatttgtaaactgtcttaaaacattatgagatgttgtgcttttttttttaagttccagctatcattagtgttactGTAtgttatgtgtggcccaagactattcttcttcttctaatgtggcccagggaaaccaAAACACTGGACACCCCTAGTCTAGAGGGAGATCATCTCAGGCTGAGAGAAGAGCGAATATTTCCTGAGGTGGGAACCAGGCTACTGTGTTAAAGGAACAGGAAGAAAGCGTGTGTACTGGAGCATAGTGTGTGTTAAGGAGAAGGCAGATGGTGAGAGATGCCATTCAAATGGTAAAGAGATGGATTGTATTCCAATTGTGGTGGAAAGCAAGGAAGCAGCGGTGTGACCTGATACTCTAAAAAGATCCTGTTGTGTAGAAAATGGACTAGGGGAAACAGAAGCAAGAGACTAGTTCTTCTCTTGCAGTGGCCCAGATGAAGGAAGAAGCGGTTTGACTGTGTAGCCATAGAGGGTGGTGGAAAATTGGCAGTTCTGGGAGATACAGTGAAGGTACAGCTGACAGGATTTGTGGATGGATTGGGTATGGAGGATAAGAAAAGAGAGCAATcgggcgggcgcagtggctcacgcctgtaatcccagcactttgggaggccaaggcaggcagattacgaggtcaggagatcgagaccatggctaacacggtgaaaccccgtctctactaaaaatacaaaatattcgccaggcgtggtggcgggtgcctgtagtcccagctactcgggaggctgaggcaggagaatcgcttgaacctgggaggcagagcttgcagtgagcgagatcgcaccactgcactccagcctgggagaccgagcgagactctgtctcaaaaaaaaaaaaaaaaagagagcaatcAGAGATAACTCCATGTTTTAGGCATGAGCAGTGAGGTAGATTGTGCTGCCAATAATTAGGATGTGAAAGATTGAGATAAGAGCAGGTTTAGGGTAGGGAAGTGAGGAATCAAGAATTTCACTTTGACATAAGAATGAGACATTTTTCCGATAACTGGTGGACATGGTGGTCATTGGCATTTAGGTGGCATTTAAGGTCATGTGATTAGAGTGGTGACTTCAGGAAATGTGGATAGAAAAGGGCTGAAGAAGCCTGGGCCAatgcatagtgagacctcatctccaaataaaatcagctatgtgtggtggcatgtgcctatgattccagctactctggaggctgaggtgggaggatcacttgagcctgggaggccagggctgcagtggagctcccactgcactccagcctaggtgacagagtgagaccttgtctcaaaaacaaaacaaagaaaatggcaGAAGATTGAACCCTGGGGGATTCCAGCAATTAGAGGTCAGCAGAAAGAGGGAGTGCCAGCAAATAAGGCTGCATATGACATGCCAGTGGGATCAGAGGATTTTCAGGCATGTTCAGTGTCCTGGAAGTCAAGGGAACAACTTGTTTGAAAGAAGAGGAAGTGATTAGCAGTATCAAATACCAAAGATGTCAAATAAAATTAGGATATTGGATTTGAGAAGATAAAGGGTGTTGGTGGTCTTGGAAAAGAATGATTTCAGTGGAGTGGTGGGAATGAAAGCCTAAGTAGAGTAGTTTGAAGAAAGAATGTGAGATAAGAAGGCAGAAACAGCTTATGTGGATAACTCTTTAGAAGAGGTTTCAAAGAGAGTAGAGAAATGGGTGGCTACAAGAAGGGCATGTGGCCCAGAGAgcaagtttgttttttaataggatggaaaataatttggcagacTTTTAGGCTGATTGGTATGATCCAATAGAGAGAGCGTTTGATCCTTCGGTGAATGAGAAGGGATGGGACTCCAGGAACAAAAGAAGGCTATGGCTTGGATAGCAGCAGGGACAGTTTATCTGTTCTCACAGGAGGGAAAGCAGAGCATGAGGATACATATGCAGGTAGCTTGGTAAATTTATTAGTGGGGTGATCAGGCAGTTCTTGCCAGATTGCTTCTGATTTTCTCAGCATAATGCAGCTAGATTATTAGCTGCGATAGAGTTTTGAGAGGAGGGAATAAAGTAGTCATCTCAGACAGTGAGAAAGATCATCACTAAGGAAACGTAGAGTTGGTAGCAGTGCTGAGTGTCCACTTGAGTTTCATGAGCAAACATTTGCTGTGGGACCAATTTTCATGGTGGTTTGTCATTTTGTCCAGCTGCCTGGAGCTGCTTGGTTGAAGGCACAGAATAATCAGGTTAATTGTTTAACTTGTAtgaatttccttattttaaaataggaataataccTGCCTTAGGAGCGAGTTGTAAGAGTTAACTGAAAGCTTAAGGAAAAAACTTTCACATGCTATTTAAGTAGGGCTTTACAAGTTACAATTCTATCACAGGTTTTAATATTATAAACCAGTATTTTTTTGGTATAAATTTATATACTGGTATTCTTATGGATAGAATTTAAGTAGCTCAATTTTGAGATTTGGAAATTCACTAGTTATTGACCTGTGGGGAAAAATTACTGATTTGGATCTTAATATATTATAGGCTGATATTTATGCCCTGATAGTTTCCCAGAAAAACATGAGAATATGGCCAGAAAGGAATATACTATGAATGACCTTTTTCCTTGAATTTCAGAGGCAAGTGCAAAAACCTGTGATGGTGTACAATGTGCCTTTGAAGAACTTGTTGAAAAGATCATTCAGACCCCTGGACTGTGGGAAAGTGAGAACCAGAATAAAGGAGTCAAACTGTCACACAGGGAAGAAGGCCAAGGAGGAGGAGCCTGTGGTGGTTATTGTTCTGTGTTATAAACTCTGGGAAATTCCATCTCTTGCATATTTGATCAGATAGTGACATCTTTCTGTATATAAACTCTTTAACTGCTATTTTAGGGACCTTGCAGTTTGCACATAATTGTTTTATATCATAGCAGTAAATATTTGCAAGAAATCCCACTCATCGACCCCGGGTAAAATGTTATGGTAAGCATGCACAGTTTGCAGTCTACAGTTTTTTTATGTAGCGCAAAATAGGTGTACCTTTATAAGTACATTCAATTTTATGATTTACatttatcatgtaattttttaaaaaatccatctaTCTAGGATATGTTGATACAAAGTCTGCTTTTgctattctttttgcttaaataCTCCTATCATTTTCTGAATTACTTGGTATTTAGAACTCCTAGAACCACGGGGAAGAATAGAGGTACCATCAAACGTGGCAAATTTTCTTTCAGGAATAATAAAGAGCATGATTCCACAGCTTTTCTAGGATGTTTGAGATTCTTTTTTAGTACTAAGCAAAATTCTTATCACAGAATGTAGCCCTGGCCAATTTATAACTAAATCTCTATTTGTTCTGATGATGCTTCTAAAACAGCATTGATAAGTTAAGCttggtatttttaatttacttcaaTGATTAGCTCAGTTGCTTAACTGGAGTTTTAATCCTGTGATATGTACATTGGATTCATGACTCTGTGCAGCATTTTTAGTTATGTGGTGTTTGGCAGAATGACAGTAAGATTTTCCCCCATTTTGGTTTCAGGAGGACATGAATAGTGTGTTTATTGTAACTCCTCATACACTTTTAAAACCAACATCTTTTTTCATAAATGTTGGTAGTGTTTGTCCAGGTAACTTAATTGTAGCTTGTGTAATGTTGATGAATATCTGTATCTTACAGCTTCCATAATGGCTAGTTGATATTCAAAAACCTATTTCTGTGTTTTGAGGGGGTGGGGAAAAAAACACTTAAGTGATAATTTGAGAAAGGCATATTGCTTCCAGATTCTGATGTGTGAGGGAAAATACTGTCACAATGAAAATCTTGACAATTTAACAAGTAACCAATAGTTCATCAAAACCAACTTGTACAGACTAATAAATCTTCTTCACAgtattcagttttctcacctcTTGCTATTGTATATTgtagatttttttcattcatgtGTTATTTAATTTACACTGATCTCTGCTATTTTAACCCCCCAAATAAGTTATTTGTCCTTTAAGGTTGGTTACTATAATACCCCTCAGTAAGATTCCAATATTAATTTCTGGGCAGTTTGTTCTCTGTATACAATTGCAAATGGTAAGCATTTTTGTGAGTGACCACCTTTGCAATATGTTTGTTAATTTACTTCATGTTGGGTTCTTTCTGAAATGTATATCTTTACATATGAAAACCTCACATTCTATTTGATTTACACTTCCTAGTCTACATTACATGTGGTTGAAGGTTTTATACATTCTATATGCTTTTACTAAATATACAAGATTTACTACTAGAAATTTGGAGAAAGAACACTAACACGTGTACTTGTGATTTGTTCATGTTATATTAAAACGAGATTTGTGTATTTATGTAGAGTCTGTATTGACAAGACTGTTGTTTTTTGCTCCTTGAGCTATATAATAATCTGTGTATTGGATTGTTGTCTTGATTTGGtctaaatttgaatatatatgagtTACTTGAATATaacaaaaatgaattttgttTGATAGATTTATATTGTAACCTTTTTCTAGTTCTTGAATAAATATAGCCTGCTTTCCCTAGATGCATTTGTGTAGGAAGTATATACATTTCCCTATTACTCTCATCAGCTGAGGAATATGTACTGTTGTGTTACTCATATTATGTGGcttacattttgttattttgttgcaAGCTTAGTGTTTTGTAGTGGAGGTTTTGTAAATGAAACGGTTGTAATATCTAAGGTCAGGCACCTAGTAACAGGGTTTCGTTAATTCTTTTCAGAATCATTGAAGCAGTCTTAAAGGGTCTTTTGTAGATGGTACAAATTAGAACAATTAGAGTATAGTATTTTGAGGTCTAGGAGTACTGAGATTgacccaaacaaataaaaaactattcAATTTCTGagtaatagttaatatttattgaaagcttcCTTGGTGCCAGGTGCCATTCTAAGTGCTGAATTATCTCATTAAACCTCACATCAACCTTAAGAGATTAGTACTcctattatgcccattttaaagatgaggacaaCACAATGTAGGTATGTTAGGTAACCCCCAAAGATCACATAGCTACTCAGTCATTGAGCTGGATTCCAGTGATGGCATTTTTACTCCTGAGCCCATACTCTCCACCATTGCTCCTTTTGCAATGGGTAGTTAGCAGCTTTTTGTAACACAACCGAGTTAAGGCAGTTCCACTATTTCTTTATCACTCTTTTGTTATATGTAATAGAAGTATTTCAGACTTTTTGGTTATAGAGTAAATCCCATGATGTAAACCTACGTCGTAAGTCATGTGACATAAAAGTTAAGGTAGTGGAGTAGGTGGTCTTATTTCTTTCACCTGCTCAGAGTGGACTGAAAATCCTGACTTAGAAAAGGTACAAAGTTAGGGGACTTATGGTACCTTCACTTTTTATGTGAGAATAGAAATTATGGAAACAGTAATTTGCTCAAAACTGAAATCTGGGGGTGATGTTTTCATTTCATGTATTTGATTGCCATCCATAAACTCATACTTGGTGTTGACATTCTAGTTGAGTGTTGTGGAAATAGACTTGATTTTGATTCATTGTAGCTTGCATGGTCAAGAGACGTGATTCTTTACTAAGGGTAGGGCTAGCACCGTAGCTCATAAAAGAATCCTTCTTACACCAGTACTTGTTCTGCCTGTGAGTTGGCACAGACTTACCTAATATCCATAGTATCTTTAAGTAcaacttaatattttttctgtgtatttttttcaaatgaactcAACAATTCTTCAGGTATTATAGATCAGAGATCCTCTCCATATTCAAGCATTATGCTTCTATTTCTTGGGGGTACATTTCACCAGTAATACTTAGGAAGTTATTTTGTCTTTCCTGTATTTCCCTAGTTAAGTATAGGGGTAAAAACGTTATTGAACTTTCAGAAGACATTGTTCTGACTCCGACCCTGCCGTGTATACTCAACTATATAGACTTCACCCTGGGTTTTGCCTAAACTGTTGAAAGACAAGAATAAATAGACATAGACAGGCTAAGTCAAGACTAGGGGCTCAGGAATATAGAATCacccaggtcttttttttttttttttttttaatttttctctccccAGATGGGAATATCTATCATGCTGGAGGACTGCTGTGATGGGGctttacattttactgttttGTTGCTAGCTTATTGTTTCATATTTAGGAATCAGTCATGTTTCTGATTGTGGTATAAAGTTTGCTTAAGTGCCCCTTAGTTAAAGCTGTTCCATgaatgcaagcacacacacacatacacacatattttgaaTAGTCATGTGTTCACGCCTGTTCTCAGTCTTGCCCCCTTTACCAGTTCTCATAcagtttatttcttgttttttttttttttgtttgttttgttttgtttttcctcttttttaaccGGAGAAGCGACAAATTACTtagttttatttgtgtttctttgaTTACTAATGAGCTTgagtacttttaatattttattggatATGTTTGTGACTGACTTTAATTTCTTGTTTGTGTGTGCTGTGGCTGCCCAATCCAGCACCTACTTCCTTCTCTCACCAtaccgcccccacccccacccctgcaaaCAATCATGCATGTGATTTGGGTGGCATTGTCACACCCTCGGCTTTGTAGATTAACCCAATTACCTTTTAGCAGTGCCCCACTTCCCCAGTAGCAATGGTTCAGGGATAGGCACCTGACCCAGACCAGACTACTGAGATAAAGATGTTTGCCTAGGCTTTTTCAGGAGCTATTGAAGACATCTTCTTGGAGATAGTGTGCTGGGAGGAGTCACATTCTGAACTTGCTGCAGCTCATTTTTCTAATATAAAGGAACCAGCCTGAGGCAGTACCAGGGTGAGAGGGAGTCTATTGGAGCCCTTGGGAACTTCTGGATCAAATTGGACCTGAATTGAGATCTATTTCTCAGCTTTCACTTATGTGAGCCAAGAAATTCCTATTTTGTTGAAGGCAGTTTgacttggattttcttttttcttgcaacCAAATATATGttgtgtgagaatgtgtgtgtttttcttatttacagaGGTGCTTGTACATCAAGTTAGTTACATCAATAATAGATTGATTATTtgcataaggaagaaaaaagtaaaccACTTGAAAAGCCACTACTCTTAAATAACTATTAACATTTTAGTGAGATTACTTTTACGTATTTCTTTATGgatatatacatagaaaactGTAAATGAGTTAACTTCATACATATATGATGtggtttcttttcatttcctctgTCACCTGAGCATGCCCTCTCGTTCTTCTCCTCCGTGAGGTTATCTGTTGCATCCTAGCTAATGTGCTCTTTCTGCATTTCTCGATGTTTATaatcatatgcaaatatatatagatacatatatctttatatatagttACAATTTTCTTTAAGTATATATTATAAGTTGGAACCATCTGTATATTCATCTCTgcatgttgtttttctttgttgttttttttaattttttttagagacaggcgttctctctgtcacccaggcaggagtgcagtggcgtgatcgcagctcactgcagcctcgaccttccagtcCCAAGTGATCTtcttacctcagcttcccaagtagctggactacaggtgtgcaccaccatgcctggataattttttaaacatctttttgtatagacagggtctccctgtgttgcccaggctggtctcgagctcctgggcttaagctatcctgccttggcctcctaaagtgctgggattacaggcatgagtcactgcacctggctgcttttCTTTCCTAACAGTAGATTGTGAAAATCCCTCCAAACCAATTTCTGTACATCTAAGATCCATTTCCATGATGGTACAATATTAAAATTCTAATGTGTGGGATACCACAATTTATTCAACTATTCCTCTAGTAGTGGGCAATtatcttgtttctattttttttcctactgtaGATAGTACCACGATAAATATCCTTGTACACATTTCCTTTTGTAAGATATCTATGTGTTGGATCCATACATCAGATAATGcattttttaagttttgatatattttgtCAATAGCTTCCCAAAGTCTGTAAccttttacatttccactagtgTAATAACTATGGACATATCACTTTCCCTGCATTCCCCATCAGCCCTGAGGTGTTACCACATTTTAGTTACTTTGATACTTACaaggtgtaatttttttttcaacttttattttagagtcgggagtacatgtgcatgtttgttacaaaggtatgttgtgtgatgctgaggtttggaataCTAATGAATCTTTCCcagatagtatatatatatatatattttttttgagacagagtctgactctgtcgcccaggctggagtgcagtggcgtgatcttggcttactgcaacctctgcatcccgggttcaagtgattctcctgcctcagcctcccaagtagctgggattataggcatgtgccaccatacctgattaatttttatatttttagtagagacgggatttcaccatgttggccaggctggtctcgaactcctgacctcaggtgatctgcccccctcagcctcccaaagtgctgggattataggcacgagccatcacacccggccaggTGTAACTTTTGAGTGTAacttagtttgcattttctgcagTCATTTTCATGTTTGTGGACTCTTTTTTGAAATGATTATTTATATCCTTTGCCAGTTTCTCTGTTcaatttttttgtggttttattataTGAGCTCTTTGTATACTACAGATATTAATCTAAATGTGTATGTTATAAGCATTTTTTCTAACCTaagcctttttaaattttgtttatactatattttccttacaattaaaaaaaattttattgcttCTGGGCTCCTCAACTCTTAGATTTAACATAGTTTCCTTAACCTcttctgagatttttattttattttttcttttaaaatcttgaatCCCTTGGAATTCAATTGTTTATGGCACAGGATAAGGAGCCATCTCATTCTTCTTCATACATGTAGCTTGTTGTTCTGCACAAAACA belongs to Symphalangus syndactylus isolate Jambi chromosome 4, NHGRI_mSymSyn1-v2.1_pri, whole genome shotgun sequence and includes:
- the RAB18 gene encoding ras-related protein Rab-18 isoform X4, yielding MDEDVLTTLKILIIGESGVGKSSLLLRFTDDTFDPELAATIGVDFKVKTISVDGNKAKLAIWENREVDRNEGLKFARKHSMLFIEASAKTCDGVQCAFEELVEKIIQTPGLWESENQNKGVKLSHREEGQGGGACGGYCSVL